CCGATCATCGGATCTTTCCTTACCGATCCCGAGGTGAAGGGGAGCGGACCGGATCATCTGGTGAAGAAAAACACCCCGCTTTCCGCAATGGACTTTTCCGGTCGGAGGTTTTTCACGTGCAATGGAAGGGCGATCCTTCAAACACTAGCTAAGCCGGAGTTTGACATTTTCTCAATATCTTTGATACCGTCGGATTTATGTAGGAAATCATCCTACGCCCGGATAGTACGGAGATTGTACTATCTCCGGAGATGAACATCCGAGGTAGCTCAGATGGAATATGATGGAAAGAACGATAGTTTGGGGGATCTCGCCGGCGTCATCCTCAGGACCGTGCCGCTCCTCTTCAGGAGGGTGATCAGGAAGGATGAGCTGCTGGATGGAAGCCCCGCAGCGTACCCGAAGATCGGCGTGCTCGTAGTCCTCAAGAACGAAGGACCTCTGCCCCTCTCCGTGATCGCCGAGAGACTATCGTGTTCTCGCCAGAACCTCACGACCCTCACGGACCGCCTGGAGGCCGAAGGCCTGGTGAAGCGCTCACCCGGTATCAAGGACCGGAGGGTCGTGAACCTGGATCTAACCGAGGCCGGAAGACAGTGTATCAAGAACACGGGAGAGCGGATGAGGCAGAGACTGATCAAGGAGCTTGAGAACATGGAGGACTCGGACATCGAAGACCTGCGAAGCTCCTTCGAGATCATCGAGAGGACCTTCCTTAAGGTCGCCGCCCACAGCGGACCGGACGACCATTGCTCTCTTGGATCGAGGTGATAATATGACTGATGATTCGATGAAACCGGGGTACGAGTGGACCGTGCTCTCGGTAACCACGATAGGTATCCTTATGTCGGTGATGCAGAGCTCCGCTTTGCTCATCGCCCTGCCCGATATGATGAGCGCGCTGCACATGGGCATGTTCACGGTGATGTGGGTGCTGCTCGTCTACATGCTGATCACCACCGCCATGGTCCCCTTATTCGGCCGCTTGGCTGATATGTTCGGGAGGAAGAACCTGTACGTATTGGGCTTCGGGGTGTTCACCCTTGGTTCGTTGCTCTGCGTTTTCGCCAGCCCGGCGAACCAGGGAATGGACCTCATCGTATACCGTATCGTACAGGCGCTGGGTGGGGCCCTGGTGACGGCGAACGGTACACCGATGGTCGCTGATGCGTTCAAGGCCAACCGCCTCGGCCTGGGCCTGGGGATCAACGGGATCGCGGCTGGCGCGGGCATGGTGATGGGGCCGGTGGTCGGTGGGATCCTCGCGCCCTATGGCTGGGAGTGGATCTTCCTGTACAACGTCCCCTTCGGGATTCTGGGGACCGTCTGGGCCTATGTGAGGCTGAAGGAACCGGCCAATGTTCCGAAGACTCCGGGCTTTGACTGGTGGGGCTGTGCGACCTTCATCGTCGGGATGTCCTCCCTTCTCCTGGCCGTTTCTCTGTACTCGTTCCCCATGGGCCTGAGCATGGACACCATCTACGCTCTGTTCGTCATCGGTGCCGTTGGGATCGCGGCATTCATATGGGTCGAGCTCAGGGCAAAAACGCCGATGCTGGACCTCCACCTCTTCAAGAACCCTGACTTCGCCATAGGTTGCACTACCAGCATGCTCAATGGACTGACCAGGGGGGCGATGCTCTTCCTGCTGATCTTCTTCCTGCAAGGCCCCTATGGGCAGGATCCGCTTACCGCGGGGTTGAGCCTCATCCCCATGGGTCTAGCCATGATCGTGATCGCTCCTCTCTCCGGCCGCGCGGCAGACCGGCAGGGGACCCGCCCCCTCATCGTCGGCGGGCTCGGTCTGATGGCCGTCAGCATGCTGGGCCTGGTCTTCATTGACCACAACACACCATTCTGGTGGCTGATGGTCCTCACCTTGGTCTCGGGCATCGCGGGCAGCGTGTTCATGTCCCCGAACAGCAAATCGGTGATGAACGCTGCTCCTCCCGAGAGGAGAGGCATCGCCTCGGGCACGAGGATGATGCTCATGAACGTGGGGTCCATGGTCAGCATGGCCGTCGCCATTCCCATGGTCATGACCGGCCTGTCGAACGAGGACATGACCGCCCTGTTCCTGTACGGAGGAGGCATCAGTTCCGAAGCTCTGGTAACGTTCGAGAACGGTCTGCATCAGGCATTCCTGCTCTTCCTCATCATCTCGCTGATAACCTTCGGCATCTCCCTGCTTAAGTTCAAGCCGGCGAAAGTGGTCGTCGAGGACGGGAACGGAAGAGAACGGGCGAGGAGCAATTAGGAGGGGTGAAAGATGATTCCATACCATAGGATAATCATAGCCACCGACGGGACCGACAAGACCACGCCAGCGGTCCAGTACGGCCTGGGCGTGGCCAAGGCCATGGGCGCGGAGGTCACCGCCATGTGCGTGATTGATGAGAGCCCGTACGAGAACGTGGCGAACGTTACCGTATCAGAGGTCGAATCTATTAGATATCGTAGCAGTGCGGGGGCGGTGGAGGCCGTCATGGCCCAGGGTCGAGCCCATGGCATAAAGATGAGGGCGCTGATGACCAGCGGCACTCCGTCAGCCGAGATCGTCCGAGCGTCATCCGACCATGATCTTATCGTCATGGGAACGGAGGGGCGCATGGGCGTATCGCACCTTCTGCTAGGCAGCGTGGCCGAGAAGGTGGTCCGATACGCCCCGACCCCGATCCTGGTCGTTCACAGCGGAATGCGTATCGGGGGCGACCTGCCCATGGTGCGGAAGCTACTGATACCGACCGACGGGAGCGAGAACACCAGGCCGGCTATCGCTCAGGGACTGGCATTGGCCAAGCTCCTGGGTGCCGAGGTCACGGCATTGAGCGTCGCCGATCCCGGAGCGGAGAACCACTCCAGGCTCCAGGAGGGGAGCCAGCGGCTAACGGAGAATGATTGCCATGAGGCGGTAGACTACATCAAGGACTTGGGCCGGGACCTAGGCGCAATCATCGTCCATGAGGCGGTCGTCACCGGTATCCCTTCCGAAGAGATAGTGAAAGCATCGTCCGAGCACGATCTCGTCGTCATGGGTACCGTAGGACGAACGGGGCTCGCACACATCCGCCTGGGGAGCGTGGCCGAGAGGACCGTTCGTCAGGCCAGATGTCCCGTGCTCGTGGTAAGAGCAATGGCACCCTGATGGCACTCTGATCGATGCTCCCCTTCCATCTCGTGCCATCGGGAGGGACATTCGCCGTTCCAATATGAACGGCCTCCGATATTCATGGACGTCGCACGACACACTGAGGACTTGCGCATCCAAGGGGGGCCATGGGCCTATTGCTTGCTGAATAGCATGTGCATGAGGTCCTCGGGCTTGACCATGTGGCTGTGGTTGTCGGCACCCGCGGTGATCTCCACCCACTTGATCTCCCCGTTGAACACCGTGCGCTGCAGATCCACACCTAGGACCGAGGTGCCAGTCTCGCAGCCGATATCCAGGCCTTCGGTGGCTGAGAATATCATCGGCTGAGTGGCCTCGACCCTTCCTCCGCCGGCCTTGTCCCCATCGTAGTAGATAGTGACCGTCCCTCCCTTGGCCAATCCCCCGCCGTCGTAAGCGAACTCAGCCCTCACCTGGTGCTCACCGGAAGAGAGCGCCCGGTCAGCTCTCACCGTGAACAGCTTGACCCCGAACAAGTTGTAGACGAACACCGCGGTGCCGGCCTCCATGAGGAGGGCCCACCCGCCGATCTTGCCACCCTGAGCAATGATCGTGCCCTCCGCCTGGCCCTCGGGAACGACGATCTGAGATGTGACCTGGAAGGATCGGTTCTTCATCGTAAGGACCGTCGCTTCGGTGATGCGCTTCATTCCTGGGAAGAACACCTGCCGATCTCCCTTAACGAAAGCCGGCCGACCAGCCATCTCCGGAATGATCCTTTCCACCACACGGTCATCAAGGGGAATGACGTTGTACTTGGTGGCCTCGATCAGGAACTGACGCTGCAGCTTGTGCAGGATCTCCGGCCTCTCCTTGGACAGATCATGGGCCTGGGTAAAGTCCGTTCGGCCATCGTAAAGTTCCCACACGTCATCGTTAAAAGGTACCTGCTTCGCACCCGCCTCCAGCTTCCAAGGCGTGCGGTGCTTGGTGCAGGCGCTCCATCCCTTGTAATAAATCCCACGGTTGCCGAACATCTCGAAGTACTGCACGTCGTGGCGTTCCGGCTCCTCCGGTAAGTTGAACGAGTACATCATGCTCACCCCCTCGTATGGACTCTGGGTCACTCCGTGGACCATGATCGGCTCCGGTATCCCCGCCGCCTCCAGGATCGTAGGCGCGACATCGATGATGTGGCAGAACTGGGAGCGCAGGCCGCCCCTCTCCCGAATGTATTCTGGCCAGTGGACGATCGTTCCGTTCCTCGTGCCTCCCCAGTGTGAGGCCACCTGCTTCGTCCACTGGTACGGCGAGTCCATGGCCCAGGCCCAACCAACAGCGTAGTGGTTGTAAGCCTCGGTTCCGCCCCATTTCTCCAGGTTGGAGATCAGAAACTCCGGGGTCTCGATGATCTCCCCCATTCCGTTAAGGGGGATGAACTCGTTGAACGTCCCTCTCAACGTCCCTTCAGCCGACGCGCCGTTGTCACCGATGATGACGAAGATCAGGGTGTCGTCAAGAATGCCCAGTTGCTCGATCGCATCGATCAATCTGCCGACATGATGGTCGGTATGGGACAGGAAGGCGGCGTAGGTCTCCATCTGTCGCTCCAGCACCGGCCTCAGCTCGGCCGGCATCTCGTCCCAGGCGGGGATCTCCGGCGGCCTCTTGGTCAGCTCGGCCTCCGGCGGAATGACTCCCAGCCGCTTCTGTTCCTCGAAAGTCAGTTCGCGCTGCCGGTCCCAGCCGTGAGCGAACTTGCCCTTGTACCGTTCGATCCACTCCTTCGGCACGTGGTGAGGAGCGTGGGTCGCGCCAGGAGCGAAGTACACGAAGAAGGGCTTTTCCGGAGCGAGGGACTTTTGAGAGCGCATCCAGTTAATGGCATGGTCGGCCAGATCTTCCGTGAGATGGTAACCCTCTTCGGGAGTCTTGGGCGGCTCGACCGGAGTGGTGCCCTCATAGAGGGATGGGTACCACTGGTTGTCCTCTCCTCCGATGAAGCCGTAATAATATTCGAACCCGGAGCCGGTTGGCCACATGTCAAATGGGCCGACCTGGCTGTTTTGGAATACCGGCACCTCATGACACTTGCCGAACTGCGCGGTGTTATAGCCGTTCAACTTGAGAGTCTCGGGAAGTGTGGCCTTGTTGTTCGGACGAAGAGAGGTCATACCAGGGGCCGAGGTCGCGATCTCGGTGACGCTCCCCATGTTGACCGAGTGGTGGTTCCTGCCGGTCAACAGGGCTGCCCGGGTGGGGGCGCAGAGGGCAGTAGTGTGGAAACGGTCGTAACGCAGGCCCCCCTGGGCCAACTTCTCGAAGTTCGGCGTTTCACACGGCCCCCCGAACACGCTGGAAGAGCCGAAGCCGGCATCATCGAGCAGAACGATGAGAATATTGGGCGCGCCCTCGGGCGGCGTCAACGGCTCGATGGGCGGAAACCGGTTGTCTGGGTCCCTTGCATCGATGGTGGTCAAGTTGAACTTAACCTGATCGGGGATCGGCAGTATCACACGGGATTGTTGGTTTGGTCCATTGGGCAATTTTCACACCCCTCGCTTGCTTTCTCATTGATTAGAACAAGACGTGTCAGGTCCAGGAATATAAGAATTGCACTCCACACCGGAGACCATCGGCGTGAGCGGAGGATCCGCTCGCTCAACGAAGACATTAAGTGAGTGGTGGTTCGGTCAGGAGCGGCTGGCGGGATGTCCGAAGGGTCGGGCCCCGCCGCCCTTGCTCGCGAAGGCCATGACCGTGCTCGCGGGCCGACCGGCTGAGACTTCCCGAGCCATGTATCTCATCCCTGGATCGATGTGTCGGTAGAACTTTAAGAGACCGGAACAGAGGTAGCTCAGGCCTGGTTGCCCGTCCGGGGCAACCAAGAATCGGTTCTTCGGGCAATCCCCATGACAGACGAAGAGCGCCTCACATTTCCGACATTGTCCAGTGAGCCGGTCCCATTTGTCCCGACCGAACCTGACCTGACTCTCTTGGTTGGCCAGGTCGGAGAGTTCAACGTCCTCAATGCTTCCCAGCAGATACTCTGGGTAGACGAAATGATCGCAGGTGTATACCTTGCCGTCGTGCTCCAGGGCCAGGGCCCTGCCGCAGTGTCTAGCCATCGTACAGAGCGTCGGCGGCAGTCCCATCCATGCTGCCAAAGCCATCTCGAAGGTGAGGATAAAGACTCGGCCGACGTCAGTACTGATCCAGCGGTCGAAGATGGAACAGAGGAAATCACCGAAATCGTCTGGATCGACGGACCACCCGGTAACGAAGGACGAATGAGCCTTTGGCCGAGCCTCCGGGCTGCCCAAAACGGGAAGGGGGCCGCTCCAGGCCAGAGGCGGTTCGGTGCGATAGGTCTGGGGCTCAACGCATGGTATGAATTGCATGTTCCTCGATCCTACGATATTGCGGAGAAAATTGTAGACCTGCAGCGGGCGCTTCGAGTTAAGATCGTGAACGACGGTCAGGGTGTTGAACTCCACGCCGTGCTTACGCAGGAGCTTGGAGGCCAAGAGCGTCTGGTCGAAGGTGGATATTCCCTCCCTCCCCAGACGATAGGCGTCGTTCAGTTCTCGTGGCCCGTCTATGCTCAGGCCAACGAGGAAATTGTTCCGGCGCAGGAAGGCACACCACCTCTCATCGACCACTGTGCCATTGGTCTGGATACTGTTGGTGACCCGCTTGCCCGGCGGACAGTGCTTCCTCTGGACCTCCACCACCTTCTCGAAGAAATCGAGGCCCATCAGGGTCGGCTCACCGCCCTGCCAGGAGAACTCGATCACCTCCCCCTCTTGAGATCTCAGGTACTGCTCTACGAACCGTTCCAGAGTGTGGTCGGACATCCTCCACTCCACGTCCTGGGCTGACCGGTCCCAGTTGTGCAGGTAATAGCAATAATCGCACCGCAGGTTGCAGACCGGGCCGATCGGCTTGGCCATCACATGGAACCGGTTCACTGCCCCCAACATCGGTTCGCCCGGGGTTTACTCGGACCCCTCACTAGATAACTCTTGTTAGCCTGTTTCGCCTTCAGCGGGCCGTCCCGAGATATGATGATCGCACGATCGTCCTGACCCATTGTGGCCATCGTATCTCGGCGTTGATCAAAAAATTGAGCGTGGGAGGGGACAAGCCCGCTCCCAGCCTCCCCACCGCCTGTCTCGGTGCCGGGAAAGGTATCCGGACCGGAACAACAAGGGGTCGAAACCCAGGTCCGTCACACCTTCGACACGTGGATGGGACGACTCAGTGTGTCATCGAGTCGATCGCGACTGCCGCGGCCAGTATGATTATGTCATCCTGACCCGGCTGGACATCTATGGTGTAGGTATCCCTCACCCGCACCCATTTCTTGCTGACCTCGGCGATGACCCGCCCATTCTGTTCGAAGTTATACTCATGGTCCACTATGTTACCCTTGATCTCGGCCTCCCCGCTGGGCATGCTGAGGGTGAACCGCTCACGCAGAGGTGTGATCATCGCCTTCTTTATCGTCGCATACGCCTGCCCGTTCCTCTCGATAGCCATGGTGTCCTTGATCGCCGCCTTGCGCTCCTGGACCGTGGCCAGCTCCCGGCCTTGCATGTCCTCGAACCTCAGGGTTTGTCGTACCCGCAGCGCCTTGCCATCCACCCGGAAGACTCTCTGCCCCATCCCGTTCTGGATGAAGAAGTCGTCCCCTATCGAGAACATCTGCTCCCGCATCATGTAGCGTTGCGGTCCACCCGCGGCCATCGCTCCCGGCATAGGCTGACCCGGCTGCTGAGTGGGGGCCATCTTTTCCTCCCTAGCCTCCTGCCTGATCTCTCGTCTCCTTAGCATTTTCTCACTCCTGTGGAATACGTAAAAGATAAGCTCAACCCGTCGATACTTAATGGTTGGCCAACAGGCGACCTCTCTCCCATTGTCCCTCAAAAAGGAGGATAGTCCACAGGGACGGAATATCGGTGAGGGTGTTCGGGCGATCATTCAATTGTTTAGCGTCCACTTTTTCAACAGCAATCTTAGGAAATATGCTAGCGCCGTGAGGAACGGCGCAGTAGGCAGTATACGATAAGTGGTGTCATCACCAGGGCGAGAACAAGCATGTCGTACCTGTCCACGACCTCTATCGTCGATTCCCAAGACGGTCCGGCCATCAGACCCAGGGTCGCTAGGACCAAGCAGAAGGGCAGAGAGCCGAGAAAAGATAGAGCGGCGAACCTCTCCACGCTCATTTTGATTATGCCTGCGGGAAAGGGGATGAGATCCCTGGCCACCGGCAACAGCTGGCTGATGAATACTGCCCATCCGCCGTACCGGGCGAACCATCTGCCGGCAGAGGCCATCTTCGCCTCTCCCAGACCCAGATATCGACCGTAGCGGTCCAGGAAGGGACGCCCGCCCCACCGTCCGAGCGCGTACATGAGTAGCGAGCCGCACATGCTGCCCAGAGCACCGACCACGGTCACCAGGGCGATATCGAACCGCCCCTCATAGCTGAGATAACCGGCAAAGCCCAGGACGACTGCACTGGGGACCGGCAGGATGGTAGCGTCCAACGCCATCAGCAGAGCCAACCCCGGGTAGCCGATGGAGGCGATGAGGTCCTTGATGAAGTATGCACTAGGCTCGACGAAGGTCATGGAGCCTTGTCCTTCGGCCGCCTACCCCTCCGCCCGAACGATCCTGTAGACGCGTCCAGAGCGGCCCTCAGGACCTTCGCTATCCGAGCACAGAACATAGATCTCGTGGTCATTGTCCTGTCCAAAGGACAGAAGGTACTCTCCCAGCTTCCCTCCCTTGCGGTCCACCGATAGCTCGTCCATCACCCACTTGCCAGCTCCGTCCTCGGAAGGTGAGGCGATGTAGATTCGACCGTCCGGTTTACCGCTCGTGCCGCTGAAGTCGCCAAATACGTACCTGCCCCTGAGGAACGGTATCTTGTCGCCCCTGTAGACGTATCCGCCGATGACCACCGAACCGATGCCCCCCGTGCGGTTGGCGAGGTTGGGGTAATCGACGATGGGGTCGATGAGCCTCACCGGGACCGGCTCGGTGACCACGATGTCAGCCTTGTTATCCTGGGGGTCGAAGTAGTGCCTCCCCTCCTTAATATTCCACCCGTAGTTGCCGCCCTTCTCAATTATGTCTACCTCTTCCCACCTGACCTGCCCGGCATCACCGGCGAACAGCTGGTGTTCGCCCTCGGCGTCGAAGGCGATGTGGTAAGGATTCCGCAGACCATAGGCGTAGATCTCCGGCAGGCCTCCGCCGTCGACGAAGGGGTTGTCGCTAGGTATGCCGTACTCCTTCCCCTCGCTTCTGCCATCAACATCGATGCGCAGGATCTTGCCCAGCATGGTCATGGTATCCTGACCGTTCCCAATCTGAGGGTTGTGCCCCTCCCCTCGATCATTCGCTCCTCCGCCATCGCCTAACGGCACATACAGGTACCCGTCCGGCCCGAAGGCGATGTGCCCGCCGTTGTGGTTCATCTGCGGTTTGTCGATGGTCAAGAGCGAGCGCTCGGAACCTGGGTCGACCCCCCTAGGGTTCCCTGGCGAGGCCCTATACTCCACCAGATGATTGGTACAGTTCCAGCCAGGAGGGCCGCCGTCTCTCAGTGGAGCGCTATAGAATACGAAGAACCGCCCGTTGGTCCTATATTCAGGATGGAACGTTAATCCCAGCAGGCCCCGTTCATCGTAGCCGGGGTCGAGGTCCACGATTCGGTCAGATATGTCCAGGAAAGGTTCTGGCATCTCCCCTTCGCCGTAGTCCAGGACAAATATCTTTCCGATCTGATCGACGATGTAAAGCTCGTTCCGTCCTGGAGCGCACGTCAGGAACACCGGGTTTGCGAAGCCTTCGGCGACAAATTCCAGACCTATCCTTGCCCGGACCATTGCCGGCTTCCAGGCACTCACCGATTTCCGAATCATTCTCGTCTGCTGACCCAATTCCGTCACCGCTTGCGACGTGGACGGGGGTTGGATAAAAACGTTGCACGCCAAGGGCTCCCTGGCCGGGGCAAACGTAGATAAATGCTGACCTGGGATGTTCAACCGGGTGCCGATATGTCCAAGACGGAAGAGTACCGCTCGAGGTGCAATTGCCCTCCCTGTCCCACCCACGCGCAATGCGCGAAGGAGGCGGGGGAACTGGCGTTCTGTGTCAGCAAGAAGAGTTCATGCATAAAAGAGATGAGAGTGTGCTTCTGCCCCGATTGTCCGGTACATAAGGAGCTGGGGCTCAAGTTCATGTACTACTGCATACGCGGCAACGAGGAAGATCAGAAGCGCAAGGGCCCCGAGAGATAGGGCGCCCCCTGACATCACGGGTGATGACCATCGACCCTCTCGACAGCTGGTGGGTCTTTCCGGGGTTCAAGCTCGAACTCCTGGCTACCGGCCTGCACAAACCGACCAATGTCGCTACGGTCCCGAACCCCGGCCGCAACGACGACGATCCTATCCTGTACGTGAGCATGCTCTATGGCCAGATAAAAGTGATCACTAGAGGCTGCCACGTCCTTACGTACGCCGACGATCTACTGAACTACCCGCCTGACTTCATCCTCCCCGGTCCGGGGGAGTCTGGGGTCACTGGCATCCAGGTCGAGCCGGGATCAGGCGATGTGTTCGCCTCCATGCTCTACCAGGATGGTGATGGGTTCAAGGGCAAGGTTATGAGGATGAGGGGGAAGCTACAGGCCGAGCGCATCGATACGGTGCTCAACGACATACCCTCGATACGAGGCGCTCACCAGATCCAAGCGATCACCTTCGGCTTTGATCACAAGATGTATGTCACCACCGGCGACGGGCTTACTACCCCGGAGACGGCACAGAGAGATGATGATCTCAGGGGCAAGGTATTGCGCTACGACCTCGATGGCGGCATCCCTTCCGACAATCCACACAAGGAGAGCCCAGTGTATGCCAAGGGGTTCAGGAATCCCTTCGGAGCGACCTGGCGCAGGAGCGATCACGCGCTGTACATAACCGACAATGGGCATCGCACCGACGATCGGATCGCCAAGGTGGTGCCCGGTGGGAACTACGGTTGGTCCCCCAACATGCGTAAGAACTCGCTGTTCTGGTGGCACTTTACCCAAGCCCCCACCGCTCTCGACTTCATGCAGGACGGTCAGTTCCCGGAAGAGTTCCACGATGAACTCTTCGTGGCTCTCGCCGGACCGGCGCGGTACAGATCGCCATCGCGGAAAGGCAAGAGCATAGTCAAGATGCGCCTGAACGACGGGGCCACCGGCGTCAGGTCTTACGACGACTTCTTGGTGTACATCGGCCGTGGGTTGGGGATGCCCGTCGGGCTTTCTTTTGGTCCGGGAGGCCTGTACTTCACAGATCTCCATGGAGAGGGAGACACCTACGGACAGAGGCCTGGAGGCAACGTATTCAGGGTCGTGCCCATCGATGGCTGGAGGTGGTTCTGATGGCCGCTGAGAGCAAAGAATGTCCTATGCGCGTCAAGGGAGCCAGACTGCCCGACCTGGAGGGGAATGCGAAAAAGTGCGCCTGCCCCAGCTGTCCCACCTTCAACGAGTGCATGATCGGGAACGGGGAAAGGCTCTACTGCGCCAGGGGCTCCACCCACTGTCCCCTCAACCGCTTGGGCTGTGTGTGCGGGGAGTGTGATGTGGCCATCGAGTATGGGCTTTCGTCCAACTACTACTGCGACGGCGGGCCGGCGAAGTTCTGATACTTCATTCACCTCCTTGCTGGTGCCTTCCCCCTGGTAGCGCGGACGGGGTCCCGAGCCCAGATGAGCAGGAGGCTGGACGCCGATATTAGCCCGCCCGCGGCTAAGAAAGGGGCCACTCCGATGGTGCTGGAGCCCGGGGCCAGGAGCGCGGTGAGAAGGATGGGGCCGATGATGGAACCAAGATCCCCCATCGTCCGGAACAGTCCCATGGACGCCCCTAGGTCTTTCGGGGGCGAGACATCGGTCACCCAAGCGCCTATCGCTCCCGAAAGGCCCAGGGTCACGCCCATGGCGATCATGATGGCGGTGAACGCTAGCGTTCCTCCACTGAACGGCAGAGCAACGGCTAGGAGGCCTGATAGGAACAGACTGAAGAACAAAAACGGTCGGCGGCCGTACCGATCGCTCAGTGAGCCTGCTGGTAGGAGGGTGACGAAGTTGCCAAGCGAGAACAAGGTCAGGATGCCCCCGAAGGCAGCGGGGTTCAGTCCAAGGTTCCTCGCCGCGTAGATGGGGAGTATCGTGGCAATGAGCCCGATACGCAGTACGGAAATGGACAGAAGGCCTAGGTTGATGGAGCCGAGCGTATAGCTATGGAGGGACCGGGTCAGTTGATGCATGTCTAGATGCTCCTCCCGTCGGCGCTCGATGAGCCCCCTGTCGATTAGGCAGTAGATGATTAACATAGAAACCGCCACCAGCAGAGCATAGGCATAGAAAGGGGTGCCCAGCCCATAGCTCTGCCCGATGAGGCCTCCCAAGATGGGTCCGCTGGTCGACCCCAGGAACTGCAGACTGATGAATATGCTTAGATGCTGCCCCCTCTTAGAGGCGGGGCGGAGACGACTCACTCCAATGTACGAGGTAGTAAAGTACATCGCCGTCCCGACCCCCTGCAAGATAAGGCCGAACAACAGCATCCAGTAGTTCAGGGCGCTTGCCGAAATAATGGCGGAGAGGATGACCAGACCGAGACCGACCAGCATGAGCTGCTTCACGCCGACGCGGTCGGCAACGACCCCCGCCGGGATGTCGAGGAGAACCTTGGAGGCACCGACGCTGGCCACTAGTGATCCTACCATCGTCAGGGTGATGTTGAAGGTGAGCGCGTACAATGGGAGGATGGGCGTTATCATGCTGAATCCGAAGTTCACTAAGAAGCCTATTACCGAGAAGGTCAGGGTGGCGCTTAAGGACTGATCCATCCGCCACTATCTGCAAACAGATGCTATTTGTCACTGATTGAGCCCGAGGCTCGGGCCTAGCGGCCAGAGCATCGTGGCTCTCTCAAAGTTTTAGTTGGCGATAAATGATGTAGCCATGGTCGGACCTGATCGTCCACCCGTGATAAGGTGGATGCTCCTAGCAGCCATTCCATCTTGGAAATGATGAGGACGGGAGGTGGCAAACACCCCCTATCTTT
This genomic stretch from Methanomassiliicoccus sp. harbors:
- a CDS encoding DedA family protein, whose translation is MTFVEPSAYFIKDLIASIGYPGLALLMALDATILPVPSAVVLGFAGYLSYEGRFDIALVTVVGALGSMCGSLLMYALGRWGGRPFLDRYGRYLGLGEAKMASAGRWFARYGGWAVFISQLLPVARDLIPFPAGIIKMSVERFAALSFLGSLPFCLVLATLGLMAGPSWESTIEVVDRYDMLVLALVMTPLIVYCLLRRSSRR
- a CDS encoding PQQ-dependent sugar dehydrogenase, with the translated sequence MTIDPLDSWWVFPGFKLELLATGLHKPTNVATVPNPGRNDDDPILYVSMLYGQIKVITRGCHVLTYADDLLNYPPDFILPGPGESGVTGIQVEPGSGDVFASMLYQDGDGFKGKVMRMRGKLQAERIDTVLNDIPSIRGAHQIQAITFGFDHKMYVTTGDGLTTPETAQRDDDLRGKVLRYDLDGGIPSDNPHKESPVYAKGFRNPFGATWRRSDHALYITDNGHRTDDRIAKVVPGGNYGWSPNMRKNSLFWWHFTQAPTALDFMQDGQFPEEFHDELFVALAGPARYRSPSRKGKSIVKMRLNDGATGVRSYDDFLVYIGRGLGMPVGLSFGPGGLYFTDLHGEGDTYGQRPGGNVFRVVPIDGWRWF
- a CDS encoding DUF2769 domain-containing protein; translation: MAAESKECPMRVKGARLPDLEGNAKKCACPSCPTFNECMIGNGERLYCARGSTHCPLNRLGCVCGECDVAIEYGLSSNYYCDGGPAKF
- a CDS encoding MFS transporter, whose product is MDQSLSATLTFSVIGFLVNFGFSMITPILPLYALTFNITLTMVGSLVASVGASKVLLDIPAGVVADRVGVKQLMLVGLGLVILSAIISASALNYWMLLFGLILQGVGTAMYFTTSYIGVSRLRPASKRGQHLSIFISLQFLGSTSGPILGGLIGQSYGLGTPFYAYALLVAVSMLIIYCLIDRGLIERRREEHLDMHQLTRSLHSYTLGSINLGLLSISVLRIGLIATILPIYAARNLGLNPAAFGGILTLFSLGNFVTLLPAGSLSDRYGRRPFLFFSLFLSGLLAVALPFSGGTLAFTAIMIAMGVTLGLSGAIGAWVTDVSPPKDLGASMGLFRTMGDLGSIIGPILLTALLAPGSSTIGVAPFLAAGGLISASSLLLIWARDPVRATRGKAPARR
- a CDS encoding PQQ-dependent sugar dehydrogenase encodes the protein MVRARIGLEFVAEGFANPVFLTCAPGRNELYIVDQIGKIFVLDYGEGEMPEPFLDISDRIVDLDPGYDERGLLGLTFHPEYRTNGRFFVFYSAPLRDGGPPGWNCTNHLVEYRASPGNPRGVDPGSERSLLTIDKPQMNHNGGHIAFGPDGYLYVPLGDGGGANDRGEGHNPQIGNGQDTMTMLGKILRIDVDGRSEGKEYGIPSDNPFVDGGGLPEIYAYGLRNPYHIAFDAEGEHQLFAGDAGQVRWEEVDIIEKGGNYGWNIKEGRHYFDPQDNKADIVVTEPVPVRLIDPIVDYPNLANRTGGIGSVVIGGYVYRGDKIPFLRGRYVFGDFSGTSGKPDGRIYIASPSEDGAGKWVMDELSVDRKGGKLGEYLLSFGQDNDHEIYVLCSDSEGPEGRSGRVYRIVRAEG
- a CDS encoding DUF2769 domain-containing protein; this encodes MSKTEEYRSRCNCPPCPTHAQCAKEAGELAFCVSKKSSCIKEMRVCFCPDCPVHKELGLKFMYYCIRGNEEDQKRKGPER